A genomic window from Brevibacillus agri includes:
- a CDS encoding GGDEF domain-containing protein — protein MNISEIMNPTIHSISSDKSVSHAARLMSEYQMDSLVVIDHGEVVGLVTSRDVLTAHPNRIVADAMCNQVHYLLADQNIWEAHHYFLNENARLAIILDDEQISGMITKEIVEMQIAQYKDPLSGLYRAPYIQFIGESYLQKKIPFHLLFIDLNDFGRINKQYGHPFGDDVIRTYSAVLSSIAEDQGDHLCRYAGDEFVLISTAPDALVEQYIELISRPTDVLDITVSAAVGHVNGYSEPDFFAHSWRELIAQASLASSAIKAQKTASTFS, from the coding sequence ATGAACATCTCCGAAATCATGAACCCGACGATCCATTCCATTTCCTCTGACAAATCCGTTTCCCATGCTGCAAGGCTCATGAGTGAGTATCAGATGGATTCGCTGGTCGTCATTGACCATGGAGAGGTCGTAGGTTTAGTGACTTCCCGAGATGTCCTGACTGCGCATCCAAACCGGATTGTCGCCGATGCGATGTGCAATCAGGTGCATTACCTGCTGGCGGATCAAAACATTTGGGAGGCGCACCATTACTTTCTCAATGAAAATGCCAGACTGGCGATTATCCTGGACGACGAGCAAATAAGCGGGATGATTACGAAAGAAATCGTGGAAATGCAAATTGCCCAATACAAAGACCCGCTGTCCGGTCTGTATCGGGCGCCTTATATCCAGTTTATCGGGGAGAGCTATTTGCAGAAAAAAATTCCGTTTCACCTGCTGTTCATCGATTTGAACGATTTCGGCAGAATTAACAAGCAATACGGGCATCCGTTCGGCGATGACGTCATCCGGACTTATTCGGCTGTGCTTTCCTCGATCGCCGAGGATCAGGGAGATCATCTGTGTCGGTATGCAGGGGATGAATTTGTCTTGATCTCTACTGCTCCTGACGCGCTCGTCGAGCAGTATATCGAGCTGATTTCGCGTCCGACCGACGTGCTGGACATCACGGTTTCGGCCGCAGTCGGCCATGTGAACGGCTACAGTGAGCCTGATTTCTTCGCCCACTCCTGGAGGGAGCTGATCGCGCAAGCAAGCCTTGCCTCGTCTGCGATCAAGGCACAGAAGACGGCGTCTACGTTTTCCTGA
- a CDS encoding YbjQ family protein, producing MIITTTSTLQGKEIEAYLDIVSGEVIMGANVVRDFLAGITDIIGGRSGSYESKLAEGREMALQEMKEKARALGANAVVGVDLDFETLREGMMMVIATGTAVRVK from the coding sequence ATGATTATTACCACAACCAGCACGTTGCAAGGTAAAGAAATTGAAGCCTATTTGGATATCGTCAGCGGAGAAGTCATCATGGGGGCGAACGTGGTCCGCGACTTTTTGGCAGGAATCACGGACATCATCGGTGGCAGAAGCGGCTCCTACGAAAGCAAGCTGGCAGAAGGACGCGAAATGGCGCTGCAAGAAATGAAGGAAAAAGCGCGCGCGCTCGGGGCAAACGCAGTCGTTGGAGTCGACCTCGACTTCGAAACGCTCCGAGAAGGCATGATGATGGTCATCGCGACTGGAACCGCTGTTCGAGTAAAATAA
- a CDS encoding SCP2 sterol-binding domain-containing protein — MNVSVADTLIELAQKIKTNPKPIRNFSAVYHFVLAGKEGGTYEIKFANDEATYRLGATEQAGCTLELSDENFIKLVRGTLNPAAALVTGKLKIKGDMGLSLKLQTLLYAYQSRPEKAGN, encoded by the coding sequence ATGAACGTGTCTGTAGCAGATACACTGATAGAGCTGGCGCAAAAAATCAAAACGAATCCGAAGCCGATCCGCAACTTTTCTGCCGTCTATCATTTTGTGCTTGCCGGAAAAGAGGGCGGTACGTACGAAATCAAATTTGCCAATGACGAAGCGACCTATCGCCTCGGGGCTACCGAACAGGCGGGCTGTACGCTGGAATTGTCCGATGAAAATTTCATCAAACTTGTCCGTGGTACACTCAATCCTGCCGCAGCTCTTGTCACGGGCAAGCTGAAAATAAAAGGGGACATGGGACTGTCTTTGAAGCTTCAAACATTGCTGTACGCCTACCAGTCCCGCCCTGAAAAAGCAGGAAACTAG